The following coding sequences lie in one Helicoverpa armigera isolate CAAS_96S chromosome 8, ASM3070526v1, whole genome shotgun sequence genomic window:
- the LOC110372222 gene encoding dynactin subunit 5 — translation MELQDTYYNKSEYVETASGNKVSRQTVLCGSQNIVLHGKVIVQSDAIIRGDLANVKTGRFCIISKGSVIRPPFKKFSKGVAFFPLQMGDHVFVGENTVVNAAVVGSYVYIGKNVVIGRRCVLKDCCMIEDNSVLPAETVVPSFARYSGSPARLITTLPEAMPDLMTEFTKSYYQHFLPTTVQ, via the exons ATGGAGCTTCAAGacacttattataataaatccGAATACGTAGAAACT GCTTCAGGTAATAAAGTTAGCAGACAAACAGTGCTTTGTGGATCTCAAAATATAGTATTACACGGAAAAGTAATAGTGCAAAGTGATGCCATTATCAGAGGAGACTTGGCAAATGTGAAAACAGGAAGGTTTTGTATCATAAGCAAAGGCTCTGTTATACGACCTCCTTTCAAGAAATTTAGTAAagg TGTGGCTTTCTTCCCTCTACAAATGGGTGATCATGTATTTGTTGGTGAGAACACAGTTGTGAATGCTGCTGTTGTTGGCTCCTATGTCTACATCGGAAAGAATGTTGTTATT GGTCGGCGGTGCGTGCTCAAAGACTGCTGTATGATTGAGGACAATTCCGTGCTCCCAGCTGAGACTGTAGTGCCTTCATTTGCTAGATATTCCGGAAGTCCAGCTCGTCTCATCACCACATTACCTGAAGCGATGCCTGATCTCATGACGGAGTTCACCAAGAGTTATTATCAACATTTCTTACCAACTACAgtacaataa
- the LOC110372215 gene encoding uncharacterized protein LOC110372215: MDRYVIREPRVGAEYPQGNQMIAYSVNGGRNNMMPPENVYYNSGPYTHPFPNMQNVSTANYVDVAQMNTPVFGQNMLPGQTQMMTGIDPRYLANYSDNSAQFIVTGQQMQREPPASPMNTGFGANYLNTNFGGADRNKAKTFTPQVLTSINSAPESAKNAVPYEGTPKTCFQHKQNNYKLMESVQQNVTPKKPMDVEVKNEPQHQVLTRMDKLKALHKSGPRAFSGPVEKVLKWHKALQDIGVFVFYEIVAKCVSVRSGESCAKILVIRDDSGPAMQVVYYEIDFLLAELKLPTTVRVIGRMMPGTCRLQAFSVRPATGDDVATLQRRAAVAAHHVARLCKEYGVNQ; encoded by the exons ATGGATAGATACGTTATTAGAGAACCGAGGGTCGGAGCAG aatatcCGCAGGGAAATCAAATGATAGCGTATTCAGTAAACGGAGGGAGAAATAATATGAT GCCTCCTGAAAACGTTTACTATAACAGTGGACCTTACACACATCCGTTCCCGAACATGCAGAATGTTTCTACCGCAAATTATGTGGATGTCGCTCAAATGAATACCCCAGTGTTTGGACAAAAC ATGTTACCAGGTCAGACTCAAATGATGACGGGAATCGACCCCAGATATTTGGCGAATTATTCTGATAACAGCGCTCAATTTATAGTTACAG GCCAACAAATGCAAAGGGAACCCCCCGCATCACCTATGAACACAGGATTCGGAGCGAACTATCTAAACACTAACTTTGGGGGCGCAGATAGGAATAAAGCTAAAACTTTTACTCCTCAAGTACTAACAAGTATTAATAGTG CTCCAGAAAGTGCTAAGAATGCTGTCCCGTATGAAGGAACTCCGAAAACATGTTTCCAGCAtaagcaaaataattataagctAATGGAGTCAGTTCAGCAGAATG TAACCCCCAAAAAACCTATGGATGTAGAAGTGAAAAACGAACCGCAACACCAAGTTTTGACAAGAATGGACAAACTTAAG GCGCTTCACAAAAGCGGTCCGAGGGCGTTTTCCGGTCCAGTGGAGAAGGTGCTTAAATGGCACAAGGCTTTGCAGGACATCGGCGTTTTTGTATTTtacgaaatagttg ccaAATGTGTGAGCGTAAGATCTGGAGAGTCTTGTGCTAAGATCCTTGTCATAAGAGACGACAGCGGCCCCGCAATGCAAGTAGTATACTACGAGATAGATTTTCTTCTCGCAGAATTGAAACTCCCCACCACCGTGAG GGTGATAGGAAGAATGATGCCAGGAACCTGTAGACTTCAAGCATTCAGTGTCCGTCCGGCGACAGGGGATGACGTGGCCACCTTGCAGCGTCGAGCTGCAGTCGCGGCCCACCATGTTGCACGCCTCTGTAAGGAGTATGGAGTCAACCAGTAA
- the LOC110372216 gene encoding farnesol dehydrogenase, whose product MKNMEYWKNKVAVVTGAAHGIGGQITEDLVKIGMTVIGFEPVRDRLNDMMDKMNEWGKFDGQVIPCKCDVSKDEDLKNAFEGIVATYGGVDVLINNAAIGKEGLICTGAIQDFKNIVDTNIYGLINCTRYAIDSMMKKNGSGQIINVNSICGHYMPPFAEPKINMYIASKRTMTVLNTLLKNEFKSLNRKIKVTSISPGIVRTGIFKTAGIHFLNEEFFDKNPHLTTKDVSNVVLMILAAPRNIQVNEVIFHALHELY is encoded by the coding sequence atgaaaaatatggagTATTGGAAGAATAAAGTGGCTGTCGTTACCGGAGCAGCACATGGGATTGGAGGTCAAATAACTGAAGATCTTGTGAAGATTGGTATGACTGTTATCGGCTTTGAACCTGTTCGGGACAGACTCAATGACATGATggataaaatgaatgaatgggGCAAGTTTGACGGTCAAGTTATACCGTGTAAATGTGACGTTTCTAAAGATGAAGACTTGAAGAATGCTTTTGAAGGCATTGTAGCAACATACGGTGGTGTGGATGTATTGATAAACAATGCAGCTATAGGAAAAGAAGGTTTAATATGCACTGGCGCAATAcaagatttcaaaaatattgtggACACTAATATTTACGGATTGATAAATTGTACAAGATACGCCATAGATTCCATGATGAAGAAAAACGGTTCTGGGCAAATTATCAATGTCAATAGCATATGTGGTCACTATATGCCTCCTTTTGCAGAGCCGAAGATTAATATGTACATAGCTTCAAAGAGAACTATGACAGTTTTGAATACTCTATTGAAGAATGAGTTTAAATCGTTGAATCGTAAGATTAAAGTGACGAGTATATCCCCTGGAATTGTACGTACTGGAATATTTAAGACGGCTGGTATACATTTCCTAAATGAAGAGTTTTTTGATAAGAATCCACATTTGACTACTAAAGATGTGTCGAACGTTGTGCTTATGATCTTAGCAGCTCCTCGGAATATTCAAGttaatgaagttatttttcATGCACTGCATGAGCTTTACTAA
- the LOC110372248 gene encoding farnesol dehydrogenase, translating to MIVIGFSKNEKILEKVTEKLNPIIANFSGKVVLCQCNISDTKQLEAAFEKINDTYEGVDVLINNAYCDIDCLVNEGESKDFKEIIDVNINALVACTRLAAGPMIARKIRGHIINMNDLASYQIPIESKKTVYIATKAAVTSVNEILRHEFRYLKANIKVTNIACGKLEGMSDPVPEEPSLRVRDIAKLVKLILNTPEQLQVHEVLLDSVVE from the coding sequence ATGATTGTAATTGGTTTTAGTAAGAATGAGAAAATTTTGGAAAAAGTTACGGAAAAATTAAATCCTATAATTGCGAACTTTTCTGGCAAAGTGGTTTTGTGTCAATGTAATATATCGGATACGAAGCAACTGGAAGCAGCCTTTGAAAAAATTAATGACACGTATGAAGGAGTGGATGTGCTGATAAACAATGCTTATTGTGACATCGATTGTTTAGTAAACGAGGGTGAATCAAAAGATTTTAAGGAAATTATTGACGTGAACATTAACGCATTGGTTGCTTGTACGAGACTTGCCGCTGGACCCATGATAGCAAGGAAAATTAGAGGCCACATTATAAACATGAATGACTTAGCCTCATACCAGATACCAATAGAATCGAAGAAAACTGTGTACATAGCTACAAAAGCAGCTGTAACATCTGTGAATGAAATACTCCGACATGAATTTCGTTATTTGAAGGCCAACATTAAAGTGACGAATATAGCTTGTGGGAAGCTAGAAGGGATGTCAGATCCAGTACCCGAGGAGCCGAGCCTGCGAGTGAGAGATATTGCTAAGCTGGTGAAACTGATATTGAACACTCCAGAGCAACTGCAAGTTCATGAAGTGTTGTTAGATTCCGTGGTCGAATAA